In Ostrea edulis chromosome 10, xbOstEdul1.1, whole genome shotgun sequence, one genomic interval encodes:
- the LOC125666305 gene encoding protein Fer3-like: protein MDVSSTESHLQGFATSVYPEGTNFHGIVYTGYNDFHHPAIESGRQPDVMPQYPYFGYSSVQQNELENASYWPAGDLGIHSGVPAYPVTYTNSSDSSQVIDYTNSSPGGHHVIGKNGKPKRKRVQSVSQRRAANVRERRRMFHLNEAFDELRKRLPAFNYEKRLSRIETLRLAMTYISFMKGISEGQDPQTIKLRPCKTEESEAYNSMKREHTCSSPYYNNESIEK from the coding sequence ATGGATGTGTCATCGACGGAGTCACATTTACAGGGGTTTGCGACTTCAGTGTACCCAGAGGGGACGAACTTTCACGGCATTGTATACACCGGTTACAATGACTTCCATCATCCAGCGATTGAGTCTGGCCGACAACCAGACGTTATGCCGCAGTACCCATATTTTGGATATTCATCAGTACAGCAGAACGAACTTGAGAATGCCTCATACTGGCCAGCTGGAGATCTCGGTATTCACTCCGGAGTACCAGCCTACCCAGTGACCTATACCAACTCATCAGACTCTTCACAAGTGattgattacactaattcttcTCCCGGGGGACATCATGTTATTGGCAAAAACGGAAAGCCGAAACGCAAAAGAGTCCAATCGGTATCTCAGCGTAGAGCTGCTAATGTTCGGGAAAGAAGGCGGATGTTTCATCTAAACGAGGCTTTTGACGAATTACGCAAGCGCCTTCCCGCGTTTAACTACGAGAAAAGACTCTCTCGAATTGAAACACTAAGATTGGCTATGACATATATTTCGTTCATGAAAGGTATCTCTGAAGGGCAAGATCCACAAACGATCAAATTAAGGCCCTGTAAAACTGAAGAAAGCGAGGCCTACAATTCCATGAAACGGGAACACACGTGTAGTAGTCCGTATTACAACAACGAGTCTATAGAGAAGTGA